In Cytophagales bacterium, the following are encoded in one genomic region:
- a CDS encoding histidine kinase, whose amino-acid sequence MRNIEKYLPVILALLIPALGLINQTHIEGPLPWSSVISQYLVGTFFLVFLWYGNVMGERLKSIPLFARLSQTALWAVINSGSIIIFLSVNVMLQPIIWKNLPQIPLGLVVLRMIVASVVFTFIQQALNAIKQREALRVQNLSLQAENLTSQLEAMKQQINPHFLFNSLNSLLDLIEEDQEKATEFVRSFSNLYRVVLQSSQRDFISLEDELIFLEDYWHLIKMRFNSAVDMVVSIPEEIKNYWIPPLSLQLLVENAVKHNIATPKEQLVVTIEARDDELVISNKVNPKAFEVAGEGVGLKNLQKRFSLLLKPISFGVEADLFVIKLPLKPV is encoded by the coding sequence ATGCGCAATATTGAGAAGTACCTACCTGTAATCCTCGCTCTGTTGATTCCTGCACTGGGATTGATCAATCAGACTCACATAGAGGGCCCATTACCATGGTCATCTGTGATTTCCCAGTATCTGGTTGGGACTTTTTTTCTTGTTTTTCTATGGTACGGCAATGTAATGGGGGAACGGCTCAAATCAATTCCTTTATTTGCGCGATTAAGTCAAACTGCGCTTTGGGCGGTGATCAATTCCGGATCCATCATCATTTTCCTTTCAGTAAATGTCATGTTACAACCGATCATCTGGAAGAACTTGCCACAGATTCCTCTTGGACTGGTTGTTCTCCGAATGATTGTCGCATCAGTGGTATTCACCTTTATTCAACAAGCCCTCAACGCCATCAAGCAACGAGAAGCGCTGCGCGTGCAGAACCTGTCTTTACAGGCTGAGAACCTTACCTCGCAACTGGAGGCCATGAAGCAACAGATCAATCCACATTTTCTGTTCAATAGCCTGAATTCTCTACTGGACCTGATCGAGGAGGATCAGGAAAAAGCCACGGAATTTGTTCGCTCCTTTTCCAACCTTTACCGGGTTGTCTTGCAAAGCAGTCAACGTGATTTCATTTCTTTGGAAGATGAACTGATCTTCCTGGAGGATTATTGGCATTTGATCAAAATGCGCTTTAATAGTGCGGTCGATATGGTGGTGTCTATTCCAGAGGAGATAAAAAATTATTGGATTCCTCCATTGTCCTTACAACTGCTGGTGGAGAATGCAGTGAAACATAACATTGCCACACCCAAGGAACAATTAGTGGTCACGATTGAGGCACGAGACGATGAATTAGTGATCAGCAACAAGGTCAATCCAAAGGCCTTTGAAGTTGCAGGCGAAGGAGTAGGGCTTAAGAATTTGCAGAAACGTTTTTCATTGTTATTGAAACCCATATCTTTTGGTGTGGAAGCGGATTTGTTTGTGATTAAACTCCCCTTAAAACCTGTGTAA
- a CDS encoding cytochrome P450, protein MKASEFPDPFKTARTTDGVLQMTDHGESVHMVLRMDDLRACAKNWETFSSGTAIPGRIVVPSEEDIREVRQIPVETDPPVHAAFRKLLDVWFKRPLDKAYQEVLEKMIDELLDEVLQMDRLEVVSDFALKLQSHALTLLLNVPCEEATTWISWGTHVFRSEATSLDKDKSAVLDDYIARQIDQAIKTPGKDIYSQLLAAEVDGRKLTREEVHGISNLTFAGGRDTVINVITNTFAYLAENPQHLEQLHQSPRMAALAVEELVRYFAPLTHLGRISTKQTTVCEHAIQQDQKISLCWAAANRDESVFDHPDEVQLDRRQNPHVGFGFGHHKCLGATHARQVIRLMLTQLANKVKSIEILDYQENHEGLGDISRKVGFDELNVRLIRR, encoded by the coding sequence ATGAAAGCGAGTGAATTTCCCGATCCTTTTAAGACAGCCCGAACAACAGATGGCGTACTTCAAATGACTGACCATGGGGAGTCCGTGCATATGGTGCTGCGGATGGATGACCTTCGGGCATGTGCTAAAAATTGGGAAACATTCAGTTCCGGTACGGCTATCCCTGGTCGCATTGTAGTGCCCTCTGAGGAAGATATTCGGGAGGTAAGACAAATTCCGGTAGAAACAGATCCTCCGGTTCACGCTGCTTTTCGCAAGCTGTTGGATGTGTGGTTTAAACGTCCTTTGGATAAAGCTTATCAGGAAGTATTGGAGAAAATGATCGATGAATTATTGGATGAAGTGCTTCAAATGGATCGTTTGGAAGTGGTTTCGGATTTTGCACTGAAACTTCAGTCGCACGCGTTGACTTTACTGCTCAATGTTCCATGTGAGGAAGCAACCACCTGGATATCCTGGGGAACCCACGTATTCAGAAGTGAAGCTACTTCCCTGGATAAAGATAAATCCGCGGTATTGGACGATTACATAGCCCGGCAAATTGATCAGGCCATAAAAACTCCCGGTAAGGATATTTATTCTCAGCTTCTGGCTGCCGAGGTAGATGGGCGGAAACTGACTCGAGAAGAAGTTCATGGCATTTCGAACCTCACTTTTGCCGGAGGGAGAGACACGGTGATCAATGTGATCACCAATACGTTCGCTTACCTCGCAGAAAATCCCCAACACCTCGAACAACTGCACCAATCACCTAGAATGGCAGCTTTAGCGGTAGAAGAGCTCGTGCGCTATTTTGCTCCATTGACGCACCTTGGCCGCATCAGCACGAAGCAAACGACGGTTTGTGAACATGCCATTCAGCAAGATCAGAAAATCTCCTTGTGTTGGGCAGCAGCCAATCGTGACGAGTCTGTATTCGATCATCCGGATGAAGTACAGCTGGATCGAAGGCAAAATCCACATGTTGGGTTTGGTTTTGGTCATCACAAATGTTTAGGAGCAACCCATGCGCGTCAAGTCATCCGATTGATGCTGACCCAATTAGCGAATAAGGTAAAATCCATTGAAATTTTAGATTATCAGGAGAATCATGAAGGGTTAGGGGATATTTCCCGGAAGGTAGGTTTTGATGAACTGAACGTGCGGCTGATTCGAAGGTAA
- a CDS encoding ABC transporter permease yields MSLPEPPKWAVRFLQWYCKPQFLEEIEGDIYELFDRRVETEGLKSARRKFGWDVFRFFRWSNIQRSNSNKMNQLGLFRNYLKLGFRSIQRNVLISAINIFGLAIAIGVGLTTYIFVDLQLNFDQFHTHKDRIYQIVNEVDDEGEDRIWGDSPVTLGPDLLKDHPSVEAFTRIEYVRGNVRYKDKVLDELMAFVDDAYLDIFDFALQDGDVNALKNNDQIVLSYDVARKYFGDVSAIGKDLEIKFGNNRIKRYTVGAVLQDYPYNAGLRLGIHLPFNEIYDLGFRERKHALGSLIDATFIMMREGQDIRSISASFDSYREAYNGSDPEWEILSFIPMGLTDIPMKGYEIYSSVIPSSHPAGKVALSIIALFLLSMACFNFMNISITGVSKRLKEIGLRKVMGGVRKQIIYQFLVENLIQTMFALAVGTLISYFLFTPGFDMLIPELDIQFRAHDWQDMVTFYVTLLVVVGLVSGAYPAIYVSRFEPISILRGTNKLKGKNLFSKILLGFQFFMAFATIVACFVFTDQSIHLKNKAWGYNPENILFVSVRDQATFERLRNDFIHHEDVRALSGSTGQVGWANPKQSFDYLDHQFSIRVYEVTEGYSEVMGFKLKSGRFLTDREQDQQSGIMVNATFVKRMNWQQPIGQSVVHDGTKLTVVGVLEDFYHSDFFNALDPVMIRGLREPADVRYFSMKVAEGKLLDIDSQLMALWKEVNPNDMYRRQFQTDVFDDFYQETDANISIVIVLSTVAIILACLGLYGLISFHIQAKLKEFSVRKVLGAAPKAIASIASKQYSWVILISFAIGAPIGAMGILELIKDVFSEPKPVSAAPFIVALFMIVVTLALTVTGQVLKAIKVNPATILRSE; encoded by the coding sequence ATGAGCCTGCCGGAACCACCCAAATGGGCCGTGAGGTTTTTGCAGTGGTACTGTAAGCCCCAATTTCTTGAAGAGATTGAAGGGGATATCTACGAATTATTTGACCGGAGAGTAGAAACGGAAGGCTTGAAAAGCGCCCGAAGGAAATTCGGCTGGGATGTGTTCCGCTTCTTTCGATGGTCCAACATACAAAGGTCAAACTCAAATAAAATGAATCAATTAGGACTCTTTAGAAATTACCTGAAACTTGGTTTCAGGAGCATTCAACGCAATGTATTGATCTCCGCCATCAATATATTCGGATTAGCCATTGCCATTGGTGTTGGTCTCACTACTTACATTTTTGTGGATCTACAGCTGAATTTTGATCAATTTCACACCCACAAAGATCGGATCTATCAAATTGTCAACGAGGTGGATGATGAAGGCGAGGATCGAATATGGGGCGATTCTCCGGTTACATTAGGGCCGGACTTGTTGAAAGATCATCCCTCTGTTGAGGCGTTCACGCGAATAGAGTACGTTCGAGGTAATGTGAGGTACAAGGACAAGGTCCTTGATGAACTCATGGCCTTTGTCGATGATGCTTATCTGGATATTTTCGACTTTGCCTTGCAAGATGGGGATGTCAATGCCCTCAAGAACAATGATCAGATCGTTTTAAGTTACGATGTAGCTAGAAAATATTTTGGAGATGTTTCTGCAATTGGGAAAGATCTGGAAATCAAATTTGGGAACAATCGAATCAAACGATATACCGTCGGAGCGGTACTGCAGGACTATCCCTATAATGCCGGATTGCGGCTAGGGATTCACTTGCCATTCAATGAAATATACGACCTGGGTTTTCGTGAAAGGAAGCATGCCCTGGGTTCGTTGATTGATGCCACTTTCATCATGATGCGGGAGGGGCAGGACATTCGCAGTATTTCTGCTTCATTTGATAGCTACAGAGAGGCCTATAATGGCTCCGATCCGGAATGGGAAATCTTGAGTTTTATACCAATGGGGCTGACCGACATTCCTATGAAAGGGTATGAGATTTATTCTTCCGTTATTCCTTCATCACATCCTGCGGGTAAGGTTGCATTATCCATCATTGCCTTGTTTCTGTTATCTATGGCTTGTTTCAACTTCATGAATATTTCTATTACAGGGGTGTCGAAAAGACTAAAGGAAATTGGATTGCGTAAAGTTATGGGAGGTGTCAGAAAACAGATCATCTATCAGTTTCTTGTTGAAAACCTGATCCAAACCATGTTTGCATTGGCAGTTGGTACCCTGATCTCATATTTCTTATTCACACCTGGATTTGATATGCTTATTCCTGAGCTCGATATTCAATTCAGGGCGCATGACTGGCAGGACATGGTCACTTTCTATGTCACTTTGCTGGTTGTTGTTGGGTTGGTTTCCGGAGCTTATCCTGCGATTTATGTGTCGAGGTTTGAGCCGATAAGTATTCTTCGAGGAACCAATAAGTTGAAAGGGAAGAATCTCTTTTCAAAGATCTTGCTGGGATTCCAGTTTTTCATGGCCTTCGCGACCATCGTCGCCTGCTTCGTATTCACGGATCAGAGCATTCATCTGAAAAACAAGGCATGGGGGTATAACCCAGAAAACATCCTGTTCGTGAGTGTGAGAGATCAGGCCACTTTTGAGCGATTAAGAAATGACTTTATTCATCATGAGGATGTTAGAGCTCTTTCAGGTTCTACTGGCCAGGTTGGTTGGGCTAACCCGAAGCAGTCATTTGATTACCTCGATCATCAATTTTCCATTCGTGTATATGAAGTAACCGAGGGTTATTCAGAAGTGATGGGATTCAAACTCAAGTCAGGACGGTTTCTTACCGATCGGGAACAAGATCAGCAATCGGGGATAATGGTCAATGCGACCTTTGTGAAGCGAATGAATTGGCAACAGCCTATCGGCCAGTCGGTCGTACATGATGGGACAAAACTCACGGTAGTAGGAGTGTTGGAAGACTTCTACCACAGTGATTTCTTTAATGCGCTAGATCCAGTCATGATTCGCGGACTTAGAGAACCCGCAGATGTCAGGTACTTTTCAATGAAGGTAGCCGAAGGTAAACTCCTGGATATTGATAGTCAGCTTATGGCCCTCTGGAAGGAAGTCAACCCTAATGATATGTACCGAAGACAGTTTCAAACAGATGTTTTCGATGATTTTTATCAGGAAACAGATGCAAACATTTCTATCGTAATCGTGCTTTCAACGGTAGCTATCATTCTAGCATGTCTGGGGCTCTATGGATTAATCTCTTTTCATATTCAGGCCAAATTGAAGGAGTTCAGTGTTCGCAAAGTACTTGGCGCGGCACCTAAAGCCATCGCATCCATTGCCAGCAAGCAGTACTCCTGGGTCATATTGATCTCTTTTGCCATAGGTGCTCCCATTGGGGCCATGGGTATTTTGGAATTGATCAAGGACGTTTTTAGTGAACCTAAGCCCGTATCTGCTGCACCATTTATAGTGGCACTTTTTATGATTGTTGTAACGTTGGCTTTAACCGTAACAGGTCAGGTGTTGAAAGCCATCAAAGTAAACCCTGCGACGATTTTGAGGAGTGAATAA
- a CDS encoding DUF3667 domain-containing protein — translation MEPEKQDKSSNITFKSFVKDNASSMFGLDRRLWGTLKLLLFYPGKLTKAYLYEGQSQFTAPTTLYFSVNFLFFLLQPLINSGRIQLLNFRYKGFVANEGRHKEWIESGMAESGLSELIYEIKLDAFISFHQPALIFIMIPFMALLIWLIELKRGERLVFHTVHAFHFMTFFLLLFLVVAGVTNITSWMLSDQFPNLNRWLFPISMISVFVWLILHLVISFRRLGTGHWFICLLKSMGMTAGFFILFLAYINVLLLWAIFNVS, via the coding sequence ATGGAACCTGAAAAACAAGATAAGTCCTCCAATATCACTTTCAAGTCATTTGTTAAAGACAATGCTTCCAGTATGTTTGGGTTGGATCGCAGACTTTGGGGAACGCTTAAACTCTTGCTCTTTTATCCTGGAAAACTGACCAAAGCTTATCTGTACGAAGGTCAATCTCAATTCACTGCCCCTACAACGCTGTATTTCTCCGTCAATTTCTTGTTCTTTCTCCTGCAACCGCTTATTAATTCGGGAAGGATTCAATTACTGAATTTTAGATACAAGGGCTTCGTTGCTAATGAAGGCAGGCATAAGGAGTGGATTGAATCAGGCATGGCCGAATCGGGTCTTTCAGAATTGATCTATGAAATAAAACTTGATGCGTTCATATCCTTTCATCAACCGGCTCTGATATTCATCATGATTCCTTTCATGGCTTTGTTGATCTGGCTGATAGAATTAAAACGTGGTGAAAGGCTGGTCTTCCATACGGTACATGCCTTTCATTTCATGACCTTTTTTCTTCTATTATTTCTTGTTGTGGCGGGGGTGACCAATATCACTTCCTGGATGCTTTCGGATCAATTTCCAAACCTTAACAGGTGGCTTTTCCCGATTTCCATGATCAGTGTGTTTGTATGGCTCATCTTACATTTGGTCATCTCGTTTCGGCGGTTAGGAACTGGACATTGGTTCATCTGCTTATTGAAATCTATGGGTATGACGGCAGGGTTTTTTATCTTGTTTTTGGCTTACATCAATGTCTTATTGTTGTGGGCAATATTCAATGTAAGCTAA
- the era gene encoding GTPase Era, translated as MNDLNFKSGFISILGKPNVGKSTLMNALTGERLSIITSKAQTTRHRIFGIMSGEDYQMVYSDTPGVIDPQYKLQESMMRFVRASLEDADIVLFVVELGEKYDSTDFVQQVLSGPFKTILVLNKIDLAQGTQLQDKITYWQEILPDVEIVPVSALDKTNLDLLFDKIKTHLPVHPPFFPLDALTDKPEKFFASEIIREKIFLTYKKEVPYSCEVVITEFKEEEKIIRMRAEIFVERDSQKGIIIGHKGQSLKKVGIESRKDMESFFQKQVHLETYVKVEKDWRKKDKQLKKFGY; from the coding sequence GTGAATGATTTAAACTTCAAATCCGGATTCATCTCTATCCTGGGCAAACCCAATGTGGGCAAATCCACCTTGATGAATGCATTGACCGGCGAGCGCCTATCGATCATTACTTCTAAAGCCCAGACTACCCGTCATCGAATCTTTGGCATCATGTCAGGTGAGGACTACCAGATGGTTTACAGTGACACGCCAGGAGTGATCGATCCTCAATACAAGTTGCAGGAAAGCATGATGCGCTTCGTACGGGCTTCTCTGGAGGATGCAGACATTGTCTTGTTTGTTGTGGAGCTTGGTGAGAAATATGATTCAACGGATTTTGTACAACAAGTATTATCCGGTCCTTTCAAGACCATTCTTGTACTCAACAAAATTGACCTGGCTCAGGGCACCCAATTGCAGGATAAGATCACCTACTGGCAAGAAATTCTACCTGACGTAGAAATTGTCCCCGTATCTGCACTGGACAAAACCAACCTGGATTTACTCTTTGACAAAATCAAAACTCATCTACCTGTACATCCACCCTTTTTCCCACTGGACGCACTCACAGATAAACCTGAAAAATTCTTTGCCTCCGAGATCATCCGTGAAAAAATCTTCCTGACCTATAAGAAGGAAGTACCTTATAGCTGTGAGGTCGTGATCACAGAATTTAAAGAAGAAGAAAAGATCATTCGGATGCGTGCTGAGATCTTTGTGGAACGCGACAGCCAAAAAGGCATCATCATTGGCCATAAAGGACAAAGTCTGAAAAAAGTAGGCATTGAGTCAAGAAAAGACATGGAATCGTTCTTTCAAAAACAAGTCCATCTGGAGACGTACGTGAAGGTTGAAAAAGACTGGCGAAAGAAAGACAAGCAGTTAAAAAAATTCGGGTACTGA
- a CDS encoding helix-turn-helix transcriptional regulator: MKGIHLGELEELVLLTVGSLYDEAYGVAIMDEIKERTGRDLNVSAVHAVLRRLEEKKFLSSRMGGATNERGGRRKRLFNLTKEGKGALDTSMSVRSSLYQSIPDLRFNFSS; this comes from the coding sequence ATGAAAGGAATTCATTTGGGAGAATTAGAAGAATTGGTACTACTCACGGTGGGCTCACTTTATGATGAAGCCTACGGAGTTGCCATCATGGATGAGATCAAGGAGCGGACGGGTCGAGACCTGAATGTGAGTGCCGTTCATGCGGTGCTACGTCGGTTGGAAGAGAAGAAATTTCTCAGCTCCAGAATGGGAGGGGCCACCAATGAACGGGGTGGTCGTCGCAAGCGATTGTTCAATCTGACCAAAGAAGGCAAAGGCGCCCTGGACACCTCCATGTCAGTCAGGAGTTCATTGTATCAGAGCATTCCCGATCTCCGTTTCAACTTCTCCTCATGA
- a CDS encoding cytochrome P450, which translates to MSDLGFKTIPKHVILSRLPRVMKNPVPVFDQNLKEYGNPYGVYMADGNLGILTSRPEIIRHVLQKNHRNYEKSDIQTKHLAAFLGRGLLTLEGEEWLQQRRLIQPGFHKQKIENLKSLMDQTIHEHLDSMIAFGQGSKVVDMHAEMMNMAFHIVARSLLGTEIDHRDISQIRESVDASQYMLIRLIRLPFLTWYYRLNGRLGKAYRLVDETNARIMEHVKRRRQSEDSHDDLLDMLLHAKYEDTGESMSDQQLLFELLIMFVAGHETSANALSWCLHLLSKHPEELEKIRSLTGEQQTTYIRQVIQEAMRLYPPAWITDRKALEEDEVGGIRIPKGSIVVSYIYGTHHHPDWWSDPEKFDPARFTEEQSKQHLPFSYLPFGGGPRLCIGMQFALMEMELVLKHFLERFDFQSLKQKVEINPLITLNPRGSMPMEIKLRN; encoded by the coding sequence ATGAGCGATCTCGGCTTCAAAACTATTCCCAAACACGTGATTCTTTCCCGATTACCACGTGTCATGAAAAACCCTGTACCGGTCTTTGACCAAAACCTCAAGGAGTATGGAAATCCTTATGGCGTCTATATGGCAGACGGCAATCTTGGGATATTAACCTCCAGGCCTGAGATCATCCGCCATGTACTCCAGAAAAATCATCGGAACTATGAGAAGTCGGACATCCAGACCAAACACCTGGCTGCTTTTCTGGGCCGAGGCTTGTTGACCCTGGAAGGAGAGGAGTGGTTGCAGCAACGCAGGCTGATCCAACCGGGATTCCATAAACAGAAGATCGAGAACTTAAAGTCGCTGATGGATCAGACCATTCATGAACACCTTGACAGTATGATAGCGTTCGGTCAAGGGAGCAAGGTCGTGGATATGCATGCTGAAATGATGAACATGGCTTTTCATATTGTGGCCAGATCATTGTTAGGTACTGAAATTGATCATCGGGATATTTCTCAAATTCGGGAATCGGTGGATGCATCTCAATACATGTTGATCCGACTCATTCGTTTGCCATTCCTAACCTGGTATTATCGATTGAACGGCCGTTTGGGGAAAGCTTACCGGCTGGTGGATGAAACGAACGCCAGGATCATGGAGCACGTAAAGCGACGCAGACAATCCGAAGACTCACATGATGATCTGCTTGACATGCTCTTGCATGCGAAATACGAAGATACAGGGGAAAGTATGTCCGATCAGCAGCTCCTCTTTGAGCTATTGATCATGTTTGTCGCCGGACATGAGACTTCTGCCAACGCCCTCAGCTGGTGCCTCCATCTCTTATCTAAGCATCCTGAAGAATTAGAAAAGATCCGGAGTTTGACAGGAGAGCAACAAACCACATACATTCGTCAGGTCATTCAGGAAGCCATGCGGCTTTATCCTCCGGCCTGGATCACAGATAGGAAGGCATTGGAAGAGGACGAAGTGGGTGGTATTCGCATACCTAAAGGGTCAATTGTCGTGAGTTATATCTATGGAACTCATCATCACCCGGATTGGTGGTCAGATCCGGAAAAGTTTGACCCGGCTAGATTTACCGAAGAGCAGTCCAAACAGCATTTACCATTTAGTTATTTGCCGTTTGGTGGCGGACCCAGATTGTGTATCGGCATGCAATTCGCTTTGATGGAGATGGAATTGGTACTGAAACATTTTTTGGAACGTTTTGACTTTCAAAGCCTGAAGCAAAAAGTGGAAATTAACCCTTTGATTACATTAAACCCCAGAGGATCAATGCCAATGGAGATCAAGCTTAGAAATTGA
- a CDS encoding LytTR family DNA-binding domain-containing protein → MAIPIRIAIIEDEEVAVKRLTKELRKLDRFDFQIECTHNRVSEAVAWLHDQPQVELIFMDIQLADGLSFEIFNQVVINCPVIFTTAYDEYALKAFKVNSLDYLLKPVDPKELNVAMDRYLAQSEQFTRETYMSQLMKLTSEFKKENYRSSFLVNFKQKMLLIDVSEVAYLYIKERGVFLKRKDNTEFVVEFFLDELEKQLNPAQFYRANRQFLVARTAIAEIEPYFTGRLLLSAKPEPPTPIIISKEKATDFKRWADY, encoded by the coding sequence ATGGCCATTCCTATACGAATTGCAATCATTGAAGACGAGGAAGTTGCGGTAAAGCGACTGACCAAAGAACTGCGTAAGTTGGATCGTTTTGATTTTCAGATCGAGTGTACCCACAATAGAGTAAGCGAGGCGGTGGCGTGGCTGCATGATCAACCACAGGTCGAGCTGATTTTCATGGACATCCAATTAGCTGACGGACTGAGTTTTGAGATTTTCAATCAAGTGGTGATCAATTGTCCGGTAATATTCACAACGGCCTACGACGAGTATGCGCTCAAGGCTTTCAAAGTCAATAGCCTTGATTATTTGTTGAAACCAGTTGATCCCAAGGAGTTGAACGTGGCCATGGATCGGTACCTGGCGCAAAGTGAACAATTCACCCGGGAAACTTACATGAGCCAATTGATGAAATTGACCAGTGAGTTTAAAAAAGAAAATTACCGCTCCAGTTTTTTGGTGAACTTCAAACAAAAAATGCTGCTCATTGATGTGAGTGAAGTGGCCTATCTGTACATCAAGGAGCGGGGTGTGTTTTTAAAACGAAAAGACAATACGGAATTCGTGGTAGAATTCTTTTTGGATGAGTTAGAAAAACAATTGAATCCTGCCCAGTTCTATCGGGCCAATCGACAGTTTCTGGTTGCTCGTACGGCCATCGCAGAGATTGAACCATACTTCACCGGCAGGCTATTGCTCAGTGCCAAACCAGAGCCACCTACACCGATTATCATAAGCAAAGAAAAAGCCACAGATTTCAAACGTTGGGCAGACTATTGA
- a CDS encoding alkaline phosphatase, which produces MRVCTLILAFLVAKIGLAQDTPNIILLIGDGMGLSQISAAMYHAEEPLNFERFQSYGFIKTQSARQKVTDSAAGATAFASGVKSYNGAIGVDADTVSQPTILEYYREQGYTTGVVATSTITHATPASFYAHVPARRMYEEIALHLSDANVDYIAGGGLNHFNAREDGQDLIEKMRKQGYEVNTDTLARFRRVSPNRKYLNLMAADAMPRMLDGRGEFLENATRNALRYMEKKENPFFLMVEGSQIDWGGHANELDYVVTELLDFNEVLEMALNFAEKNENTLVIVTADHETGGLALAGGEGYVEIDYKFSTGGHTATLIPVFAFGKGSEKFNGIYENNEIFHKMMEVVRGE; this is translated from the coding sequence ATGAGAGTTTGCACGTTGATCCTTGCCTTTCTTGTGGCCAAAATTGGTTTAGCCCAGGATACCCCAAACATTATTTTACTCATTGGTGATGGAATGGGACTTTCCCAGATTTCCGCAGCGATGTACCATGCAGAGGAACCTTTGAATTTTGAGCGATTTCAATCCTATGGGTTTATCAAAACGCAATCTGCCAGGCAGAAAGTAACCGATTCGGCGGCAGGAGCGACGGCTTTTGCAAGTGGTGTCAAATCCTATAATGGTGCCATTGGAGTAGATGCAGATACGGTCAGTCAACCGACCATTTTGGAATACTACAGAGAACAAGGCTATACGACAGGTGTGGTGGCGACTTCTACCATCACTCATGCGACACCTGCTTCTTTTTATGCCCACGTACCTGCCAGAAGGATGTATGAGGAAATTGCCCTACACTTATCAGATGCAAATGTGGACTACATCGCAGGTGGAGGCCTGAATCATTTCAATGCCCGGGAAGATGGCCAGGACCTGATAGAAAAAATGAGGAAACAAGGTTATGAGGTCAATACGGATACTTTGGCCAGATTCAGAAGGGTGTCACCTAATCGTAAATATTTGAACCTGATGGCTGCTGATGCGATGCCTCGAATGTTGGATGGCAGGGGAGAGTTTCTTGAAAATGCTACCCGAAATGCACTGCGATACATGGAGAAAAAAGAAAATCCATTTTTCCTGATGGTTGAAGGTTCGCAAATCGATTGGGGTGGGCATGCGAATGAGCTGGACTATGTGGTGACGGAATTGCTGGACTTCAATGAGGTGTTGGAAATGGCGTTGAATTTTGCTGAAAAGAATGAAAATACCCTGGTGATCGTAACTGCCGATCACGAAACCGGAGGCCTGGCCCTTGCCGGTGGAGAAGGTTATGTCGAGATCGATTATAAATTCTCAACGGGAGGCCACACCGCTACGCTGATCCCTGTATTCGCCTTTGGCAAAGGCAGCGAGAAGTTCAATGGCATATATGAAAACAATGAGATCTTCCATAAAATGATGGAAGTAGTCAGGGGAGAATGA